GAGCCTACAGATGTTTTATTCCTTGTTTCTTTTACAGTTCTCACAAGTTATTTACAATCCCATAACAATTTATATCTCAAGTGTGCATTGTGGATGCTTTAAGAGCAACACAAACACAACTGTCTTACCAAGAAATGTTTTATTATTGTTGGAACCACTGCAGGGTTTGCTCTATTTCCATGCTGGAATATGCAGGTAAGACTAACACAAAATATGCTGCCTATTATATGTTCATTACAAAAGTATTTATTCAAGGTCTCACTCTTTTTAACTTTTCTTATATTTATCCTTTGATTTTTCTGACTTATTTTCCAAAATCCACACTGACATGAAGTAAAAGCAACATACAagttgtgtttggggttttttacttcATTTTTACATGCACAAAGCTTCAGAAGTGTAAAGGTACTCCTTACACTTTGCTTGCAAAAACACTGAACAGCAAAGCCTCTTTTTGGCTGGAAACATTCCAAATGCAAAACTCAACTATTTTCTTGTAACAAATAAACAAGTACAAGTCTAAAAGATTTTAATTAGAGGAAATTTTGTAAACAATGATCAAAATTTAGTAGTACCTTACCTTTTGCATGCACATGTCAGCTATTATGGACAGAGGTATTGTAAGGCTTAGGGCAAGTGTGCCTATCAGTGATGAGGTAAGAAAGCAGCCCCTAAAAGACAACAAAATCATAACAATTATACAATTTAAtgacaataaataataattataataatgagATCTTAAAAGTTAAAAGACAACCAAAGTAATACATCAAACAGGAAGACATTTGATGAACTGTTAGTTACTGTTAATAATCAAAAATTTACTCGCACCATCACACTCCATCATAAATCTGTGAAAATGCACAGAATTCTTAACTAGGCAATGGATGTCTTCTGGGCTGAGGTTTAATTCCCATACCAATCTTTTGAGATGATGGAAATTTCCCTGTTTCACATGTACTAACTTCATCTagaaaaatctgcattttgaTTCCATACCCTGATTCTCTAGAGCATGAGAGACTGCTTCTGAATCACAACCAAGAGAAAACTGTAAATGCATGAATGGTACAGAAGGCAATAATTTATcagcaggttaaaaaaaaaaaacaactaacagAGTCACATCTATCCCTACATTATGTAGTTGGTAATATGTGCTTGGGTGGAGTAAACAAGTAGGTTAAATTACATTATTTACTTCTAAAAATTTAAAGAAGACTATACTAGTGGCACACTGGACTGGTAAAGAATGATACCAGCACAAACTCTGTAATTAGTCCCAGTCCAAAACTCTAGGAACAAGGAACTGGAAGTAAAACTAGCTCTTAAACTGACTGGAATATCATTCTGAGTAATTAAACAAATATCATGTATGCAAAAAGTCTGTGCACACCCATGTACTTAACCCTATGCTAGTACTTGATTTTGGAGAGACAATGTTCAAGGTAAtgtgtttgttattttgcctacATTAAAATTACACTTAACCTGACACTGATACTGAGCTGCAGTTTAATCTTCCAGGATGGCATTAACATCACAAAAATATTCTACCAACAAACCAGTTCAATTGCAAAGGAACATAGGCTACAATGCGTTTATAACTAGGACTGCTGTAAAGGTTTGCCAAGAAACAAAAGTCATTAAAATTCATACATAACTTTAAActtgaaagaaaaaccaaaaatccacacccactaaaaaaaacaaaatgttttTGTGGAACTCCATCTACTCCATCTTGATCTTTTGTTGCAGTATTGCCACAGAACTGTTACAACAGAATTCACACTCTACTTCTGCTACTGCAACTCTGTAGCACAAAGCCTCTTTGTCTCAAATGTTAATTCTGGAATAAGTTAAGCACACAGCATTTCAATTACTACAAGCACACATCAGCTGCTCTTTAAAGTCAGCTGTTGTCTTAACAGGACATTGTGACACAATGGTGAAACTGCACATGTGGacaggaaaaacaggaaaaagaaaagggcaCAAAGCCCAGCCTAGGCAATTTTACATCTCAACATAAGAAAGATAATTCATGTGAAATATAGTCAATGTATGGAGTACATACCACAGCCAGAGGAACTCTGACAAAACTGTTCCAATAAGGCCATTTATGACAATGCACATCCATATCAGTTTATTGGGAAACTCAAATGCTTCAAACCCAGTATAGTGAAGCAGGAAGAACCCTGGCCACAGCAGCAACAGATTAAACAGTCCTACAAAACCTGGATATAAAAACAGTATTGAGTAAATCATAATAAATTTTCTTCAACATAACCAAAATCTCAGCTAAAATCAGCTTTTTTGACAATATGCATATAAAAAGCAGCCATGAAGCAATATTTGAAATGTTTCAAAGGAAACAAATGTAAGAAACTCAACCTGAAATTCACAAACTAAATTTGCATCAGATATTTACAGGTttgaaattgaaaagaaaataaaaatgaagaaatcTCATTAAGTCAGTGGGGCTGTCTGCACAACTACAGGAAGTTCCTCTCCTTGTTAAGGCTCTAAATAAGAAACAATTCACACAACCAGCCTCTAAAGGAGTCATAACCATGGGAATAAGAGGCTTTCTCTACTTCCTTGGCTTTTCTAAGTCTCTTTACCACTCAGACACAGTGCAGTGCCTGAAAGCATATAATTTAATCACGCCTTGAATTAAAGCTTTCAACAGTTACTTTTAGTCTTACCAAAGAACATTGGTATGTCAAGTTTATCTTCTCTATCCACTTTCCTTTTTATCATGACTATGTAGACAGCATAGAGCATTGCTCCTACAAGAGACCAAATGGAAcctggaaaaatggaaaaaatactcCCTTGAGATATGCCAAACATGTTATGCACAGTAGGATCAACTCTCCTAAACTCCTGTTGATTAGAATCCATTACTAAATGAAAAACATGGGAAAATGGAGAAAGCTCTAAAATATAAAAACTTTCCCAATATACACATAGGGTGgaaaattattataaattaagTTTTAGAACTTCAAACTAAAAAGCCAGATTGTGAAATGTTACATGAATAAGAGATCTAGAGCTTGCTATATGACTACTTAGTACTGTCAGAAGATGGTACTGATCACTGCACATTCCAGGATTAAAACCCAAAAGTAAATACCTATTGTATCTTTTCCAGCAGATTTTTCAGATCCAGAAAGGTTAACAAGTACCACACCACCAATGCTagcaaaaaaaagaagaaatgcaaAATGTTGCTTGAACTCAGGAATTTCTTTACAAAAACGgataaaagaaagagaaaaacaaatataCAGTTCTATCTTTAGGCATTTTTAGTTAACCAAAACCCACTTCTGGTATGTCAAAAGAAGGTCTCAGCTGCTAAGGCATGATCCCAAGTTAAAACCAACCAACCTCACTTTTAAATTCCCAGAATAATGCACAAGGCATTTAATGAAACAGGCTGAAAACACTGAGTGTCAAACTTTTTTACCATTACACATaaataaaacaaaccacaaaTAAACAACAAGAAAATAAGTTCATCTATTTCCAACAGAAATTAATCTAATTTCCTACAGGAGAATGAGATTTGGAAATGGTTCATGATATGAAGCATTTAAGAATTCTTAATTCAGTTGCTCAATTCATCAGTGAAACAAGGATTTTTAAGAAGTGATGGGTATCATTTGTTATCACAGATAGCACAGGCAGAGTTGGTACAGTTGTCCTCTCACTGTACCAGGGAGTTTTGGACCCAATGTTTCCTCCCATTATCTTACCTTAAAATAACAGCCAATAATTTGGACAGGGTAAACCGATCTCCACTGTTGCTGGGAAAGACTGCAGCTAAAATTAATGTAAAAAGGCCTGCAAGAGAAATTCAGAGGAGTTTATACAACCAAGTTTTGCCAGTAGTTTGCTCAGAAAACTACACAGCTTCAAAGCTATTATACTCTAAATACATTTCTTTAATATACACAGGTAGCTGCAGAAGTACACATACAAAAAGCAGGggaaatattataatatatcatTTTAGAAGGTACTCTAAAAAACCTCTGCAAATACAAAATGAATTTTCTAAACACACATATTCAATGCCTTTAGGTCAAATCCACAGGTAAAAATGTTACACAAACCCATTGGAATGAGATTTCTATGTTATAAACAGTGTTGTAGTGCACATCTGGTGGTGTAAATAAAACTTACCAGAGGTTGATGACAAGATATTAACTATGGCAACTTGGGTATCTGACAGAGCTTCTTGGTATGAGAAATTTGCCAAGAACcactggggaaaaagaaaaataatcttcTTATTATATGGGTAGCAGCAACAGAGTTTAAGTTTCTCAGTGCAATAAAatcctactttaaaaaaaaacactccactttattttttattttaaaaataaaatcagaactagATTTTTAGCTTAAAGAGACTTCTACCTTTTGTTAAAGTGGAAGGCACATTAAAAGACAGTAGCAAACTAAGAACTGGATCAAACCAACCACATTCAAGTACATGTTTAATAACAAAATACCATACTTCAGAACttaaaaagaattaaaatgaCATTATAATAGCTAGTCTGAAGTAACTAAAGGTACTTTTAACTTGTTTTGGAGTGCTTCAAGATGATAACTGCACAAGGGCTGCAAAGAAATTTCAGTAATGCATGTGATATTAGTCAGCCTAATGAGGTTCTTTCAGAGTGATTAAAAACCAGCACACATCTCCACTGCTAAAAACAAACATCTCTTATGTTCAATGCctaaaaaatatttcttaattcCTCCATAAAGGAATAAAATGGTAGATGTTTTATCACTTCTTGATTGAGATCTCACTAGTAAGATCTCAGATATATTCTAAAGGAAGTAACCACTCTCTAGTCTTATGTAGAAATACTCATAAGGTCCAAGAAGAAATACATGTACATGCCAGAAGCGTCCATGAACACAATAGACAGGATTTGTTTTGGACATGAGGACACTAccccagaaaaaaatgaaaaaattacaCCACAATTTTCTGGTGCATGCATCAGTGGAATTATTATTgttgatgatgataataataataacaataatgctTAAATAGCTCTACTTCCTGAGGAAAAGCCATGATGAGTCCACACTACATAGAATCCATTTGGCAGTAGCAGTGAAGGTGTTTCTAGACAAGGCATCACTGATCTGCCCTCTAcatttttctgtctcaaaaaTCCTGCCACTGGAATCTCTCCCTCCTTCCAGAACTGAGGCAGGATGCAGCAACAGCTGAAATCCACTCTCTAATCTTGCAAACTACCAGCAGATCCATAATTAAAGCTTGCATAAGGAAAATTTTACTTCTTATAGCACATTTATAAAATAAGGTTTAAAGAATGCAAGTCATCGCAATACTCACTATTATTATAATTTCAAGTTTACAAGTTTTAAATGCATCTTTACTAAAGTTTTCTGAAAGAATGGGGCACCTACCACGAAGCAAAAGAAAAAGCTGATTTTTGCTACTTGGCTTGCAGTGAGCTTTCCCACAGTTTTTAGGATGGATTCCTGCTCCTTCACTGTTGGGTAGGACATGCGGGACAGCTTTGCCTCCAAAGCATGGCTCGATGGCAGCTGCCGGATCTCCATGATGTTGCTGAACCTCACACGAGGCTTCTTGGGGGCTTGAGAggcagaaaaaacagaaaaaaaaattaaaaaaaaaagaaaaatattcatattattattaaactttttGAGCCAACACAATACGCAAATAAAATGATGATACTGTAACACACCATTGATTAAAATACTGCAGAAATAACAGGTTCTTATTCAATTAGAACATTTGACATAATGATATGACATAATGATTTATTAAACTAATATTTTGCTATTCAGGAGGCCACTAATAAGACAAAGTACAATTAATTACTGTTTTCAACCAGTAAGTTGTCCACCCACAAAAACCTCACTGAAAAGCACCACCCCTGCTTCCTGTCAAAAACATCAACAAAAGGTAACAACACATTTTTAGACAGGAATTATTCCATCTTAaaaaacattatatatatatatatatatatatatatatatatatatatatatatatatatatatgattttcTTTAATTGTCTAAGAGCCAAACAGCCAACACCTGCAAACAATTATACCTAACTGCAAGGACAACGTTTCATTTACAAGATTAAAGTCCAACAGCCCTCAAAGCTTAGCAGGGACCATAAAGTCACTTTGCCCTTTTGAAATCTACTCTCTAACTAGTCTTGCAAACTAGGGTCAGGTTTTATTTAGAAGCTTATTTAACTACCATTAGCTTCCTCCATAAAGAAAACATTACACTAAACACTACAGGCAAATATTAGCTTAAATCAATGTGAAATAATCCTAATTTTCTGAAAAAAGTAAAGGgaaagctgcagctggagcagtttTGAAGTGATTGGTGCATGGTGCCACAGGAAGCAGAGCCTACCAAAGTGTGCCATGGAGAAATTAAGAGAGCTTCCCTTTGACAAGCAGGAACTCTTTTGCTGAGGACTGGCTGACTGGATGTTCTGAAGCCAACCTTCCCACAAGTGTCTGGGACAGTCAGGCCTGTTTCAGGTACTATCAAAAGGTAGCGAGGCTTAAATAAAACCAGAATGCACATAGACTGTTAAAATTCTTACTTTgactgctttgctcctgctctaAAAAGGACAATAGCTTGTTTTTCCAGAGGCTGACTCACTGCTGCTGGTCTTACAAGGCCAGAAGGAAAGAACCACAAGTACTGAACCCAGTTGGTCCCTTGAGATAAACATAGGCTGCATCTGTAGTGACCAAGAAAGGTAAACTGAACGACAGGCCTATGTTTTCTCTACCTGAAAGTAAATTTATGAGACTGCAATTCATGCAataagagatttcagaaaggagaaaaaaggaaaaaaaaaaaagtaggggaggaaggggaagcACATCCTGCAACATGACAGAAGTTATACTAAACAAAGGGAAAAGTAACTCCTTCACCAAAGAACTAACAAAGTCTTTACTCACTTTTCTCTGCATCACTACTATTACTGCCATTTTTTTCAGTTGGCAAATCATGGAACTTTACAGGAACATATAAAGGTTCACTCTGCAATGAATCAGTACAAGTAAAAATACAGTTAAGCAGGATATTTCAATCATTACCAGAATTTATTTAGCAAATTAGAAAACTAAATAAAGAAAAGCTTAGTTAATAGCAGGAGAATCAGACTTAAAACAGGTTCGCACACAGTGGATAGGCTTGTCAAAATTCATGTATACAATATCCTGTATGTTACACATATTGGTAAAACACAGTACTGAAAGAGAACTGTGCTCTTTTGTGTGTATCCTCATGAACACAAAACTTATGGCCAGCCTActgattaaaattacaaataaGTCATCAATATCACAGATACTTCATTAGCTGTAGCTTCTGTCCAAATTATAAACTAAAAACATGAAATACAGATTGTACATACAAAAATTCCAGTACTCATTTTCTTCCCATGACCCTAAAAGTCCCTATTTTCCACCCTAGACCTAAACATCAAAAAACTTTGGGAAATATCTACAATACATTAGGCACTTAAAAGTATTTCAAGCAATTAAAACTTCTGCTTACAAGACAAGTTTTAAGCTACTTGTTTAGATTAAATTGATAAACTGTAAAAGTAAAGTCATTAAAAAGATCTGGTAGTTGGATTTTCATTAGGCTTGCTTAGAATAAAAATTTTGGTGGATGTTTAAATTAATGCAAAATTGCCCAATTTTCTAGAGTCACATGATCATAATGAATTGAGAAGGCGAAGATTTTATTCTTAAGTAGAGATAGATAAAGTTCAAAATCCTCAAAAAATTAAATGAAGAATACATCTGAAAAAAATGTCCCTTCAAGCAATTCTGTATAAAATATCCATACAGTAATTTGCAATACTCCATTGCTTCCTCCACTCTATTACAGAGATGGTACTGAGCTGAATCTGTAAAGGTTTTCTCTGTAGAAGATAATATTTCTTTGACAAACTACTAGAGAAGCATTCAATTAAGTGCTTTATTGAGCTGAGAACCCATATTTCTTATAGTAAGCAATACCATTATTTGCAGCACTTATTAGTAACATATAAGCATGTAAGTTACCAATCCCCTTTGACAAAACCTATTACACTTAAAACTGCCCTATTTTATAAACAGTAAGTCAAGATAGTTGTGCCATGTTATTGTAAAGCATTCACCTTCATAAATTAAGGCACTTACCAGAGAACTGTTCACAGTGGTATCTGTTGTACAAGCAGCAAAATAACCTTCAGCATCTGCAAACTAATTAGAGAAATCTTCATGTAATAAACTACCAAGGCAAAGTCATTAGCAACTAAAATTTTTGAAGAGTAAAGTTTTTTATGACTTTTTCCATCATTCTGTCACAATTCCCTCTCTCCTCTCAGCCCTCCTCCCCAATACCAAGAGGGCTT
The sequence above is a segment of the Melospiza melodia melodia isolate bMelMel2 chromosome 8, bMelMel2.pri, whole genome shotgun sequence genome. Coding sequences within it:
- the SLC35F5 gene encoding solute carrier family 35 member F5; this translates as MVWVFIMNRMSSQSSSSAQRRRMALGIVILLLVDVIWVASSELTSYVFTRYNKPFFSTFAKTSMFVLYLLGFIVWKPWRQQCTRGFRGRHAAFFADAEGYFAACTTDTTVNSSLSEPLYVPVKFHDLPTEKNGSNSSDAEKTPKKPRVRFSNIMEIRQLPSSHALEAKLSRMSYPTVKEQESILKTVGKLTASQVAKISFFFCFVWFLANFSYQEALSDTQVAIVNILSSTSGLFTLILAAVFPSNSGDRFTLSKLLAVILSIGGVVLVNLSGSEKSAGKDTIGSIWSLVGAMLYAVYIVMIKRKVDREDKLDIPMFFGFVGLFNLLLLWPGFFLLHYTGFEAFEFPNKLIWMCIVINGLIGTVLSEFLWLWGCFLTSSLIGTLALSLTIPLSIIADMCMQKVQFSWLFFAGAVPVFFSFFIATLLCHYNNWDPVMVGIRRIFAFICRKHRIQRMPEESEQCESLIPMHSVSQDGDGCCS